aaaatgatttaaacataaagtagttaaacttaataaaatataaaaaagtttaagtattctagctaaatgatcactgtggcagccaatgttaccacagcgatcatatagctataaaaagtcacattccctttttaaaaacgGCCGATACtcatttttaatcccatgatccctttgatcatggggttaaatttagccaacggtagagggaggcaatttttgaaatcctgatgaactgcaaatattaaaatcagccatttagcctgtgcggtacgtgagtaaccatctcatccctggagcaccttgcatttttactgcaaaacttatttttgctgtaaaagtgattttttttctccctttaccatcatttctttgggattgtaaggggaaagaatggtgtgtgcttctgcgagtgaatggagatatgaaaggcgtgtgaatgatcagtaattagggttgaagccttgacgtggcattactgctcatgtaggaagttaaattatggcacaaaaagtacacatttgcaaaaactacaccccttggcgcatcaaatgaggggctggatgtgtttctagtacaaacctggagtgtgctagacacaaatgaacatgtcgctatggatagaaaaaacattttctagccaaagcgacatattccatcattatttgtgcactcaacttttgtcctagaaatacatgtagcccctcatttgaagctccaaggggcgtagtttcttaaaatggatgaattgtctgaatgagggagagcatgagttaatgtgtggatgaattgactgaatgagggagagcatgagttaatgtgattgtgtgtatcatagatgtataattgtgaaaAGGCAAAGAttgcactagcaggatgtttgagccttggggaccgagatggcacaggccgggtgtatatgggacaaagatggcaaatcgtatgtgtgttatctgggtgctggccaggttctatgtggacagtgtggacgccagggcttgctttggggtgtgcaacctgtgatctatgcctgtaatttagggggttttaaatatacctttaatgctgtgtttttatgtgaattccactTGATCTgtgcctgcaaagctgggtttctgtgttattctgtagatccacatctgctatgctatgtttccatacattatttatgtatacctgcaaatacagggtttgtatgtgttgTTCAGttgataaatacatggaaacagcattgcaggtattaatttgatctatacctgcgatgctacgtttcatatattattatcgtatacctgcaaatacaggatttatatgtctgattctgtttatttgatatataccttcagtgctgagatcacaagtgaatttaaattgatctatacatgcaaagctgggtttgtgtgttaatgtgttgatctatacctgctattggcagcagggtccaatatttatatatatatatatatatatatatatatatatatatatatatatatatatatatatatatagatatagtcagcagggactaatattaatggGCAataggggctaatatatatatatcagcagtaggatctaatatttatatatatctgcagcagggtctaatattaggccctgaaatcatttagtgcaaaagttaaggtattgtgttgtttaaaggatttcaaggattagtcgcactaaattgtggcttcaggcttcccatgttaaatgatcaagtattgtattgtccaataacaaaagtatcattccatagcacattactcttggcaatatatatatatatatgtgttttttcagtggtatgatttaatggtggaaattattaatgcccccccagtttgactgtggtatcttgtgtgccccccctatatattgtttctagagtcgccactggagGGAAGTGTTAAATACAGAAGAACACTCGTGGTGTAGGTTATGTTTAAGGTTCTGGTGGCTcttggctttttcttttcctttgtaCAAAGATGACCCACATGGGGAATTGTGAAAGAAAATGAGATCGTAGATGTGTATCCACAGCGTGGGCGCCCTGGTCCAGTGGTGACGAATGCAAATACATGTAAATTTATAATATCTCAGAGGAATGGAATCGAAGTATATGAAAATACAAATGAACACTGACattccacagaaaaaaataaataaatgagcagAAATTAGTCCTTCTGGATGTATAGTGAAGTAAGGGAGCTGAAACCTCGGCTCTGTGGACAACTCTCCCTATAAATCTCATAATGAAGTCAGTGAAACtctttttaatgggttttgAACTTTCCCCAAGATATACTGTACGGGCATCTATGGTTCCACATTTGCCTTTTCTATTTCAATGGTTATTTGTATCAAGCATTTACAGCTAATAAAGCCTGCTGGTATTTGGAAAGCTTTGAATTCAAGTTGTTTTAAAAAGTGTAAATTATAAACATCtacttataaatatattaaccatttgtttttttacaatcttcagAAAGTACAGTATACAGAAAGTAACATACAGGACCTAATTATTGAGGCAGCTCTATAACGAGGAGAAGGATTCACAGGAAATATTCATTGAGTGTAAAATTAAATACCTGATTCTGTCCTTTCGGGTAGACATGCCTCCTCTGTTCTCTCAATCTGTAATGAAACaagtttcttatttttttccatgcatgcatataaatatatatggtatatggaAGGACTACTGTCAACTAAAACTAATatttgaaacataaaatatatatatatatatatatatatatatatagtttaatttcTGTGCACAATATAAAGAATGGCAAGGGGATAAACAGACTGGGCAGGATTCAATAATCACAAGTTACTAAATAGGAGTACTCACAAATCacaatagaaatatatacatatattttttttatttttttgattacttttttttaacccagacTGAGTTAAGATATATTACTATTGTATCATTCTTTTTCATTACAATTTATGTAATTAACGTGTAATATTTGTCTCCAGCATTACTTTGACGATCATTTGAAAACACAAGTAAGAGAAACTCCTATCATATTATGCGCAGTTGCAGCATGTGCATCGGTCACCAGTCAACCTCCAGACGGTTTGTCCAGAGAGATTCCTAACACAGGTTATCAGAGCCCAACATATACTAAACAAACTCAGACTATCATACTGCCTGCGATAAACCAGGCTCTGTCTTACTCACGCAGCCGGGCAGTAAGACCAACAAAAGTCTATGGATGAACGTGTTAAATGAGCATTGCCAGAGAACCTGCACCGTGTGGTGTCTGAACAGGGAATTCACCCAACATTTCACTACTGATAACAATGGCTGCTTCCAAGTGTGCAGATTAGCATTTTGAagcaaaattaaacaaaaccaggtttttggAAATATCAAGCTTCATTACTAGTTTTTGTCAGTGCTAGACTGCATTACTATATGCAGCCCTGTATTTTACAATAAAGGATCATTCTTCTTCCACTGGCTTTTCCGTTTCATACTACAAAGCTAAACTTTATCTGGGGTTGACGTTTCATAAACCATTTTTATTGCCATTGGGGTGTAAGTCAAGTTGTCCAACTATGCACAGTGTTATGTAATCGTATTGGaatggaatgaatgaatgaatggtgCATGAACTTTGGATGGAAGAAAAGAATGCATTAACATACATACCTCTTGTACTTGTGCGGTGGGGGATTCACATGGTTCTGCAATTTGGGGTAATGTTCTTTCACCTGGTACAGGACAATTTCCAGGTATAGCATTTAATAAGATAATACCAAATAGATTATGACCAAACCATGTATAGGACAGcatggtaaaaatgaaaattttgttTGCCAATTTATGATCAATCTCGTTTGTTGTACAGATCAGAGGATGAAAAACCCCAGTACCATGAATATCATTCAGACCGGCTTTGCTATAGAATTAAACCAgctttttatagtatttttataACTTTCATGAGAAATAAAAAGGCTCGACCATCACTGTGATTTCACAGTGCATGTCATGTAAGGTGACCTCTTAACTTAGCAAACTCTTTGGAAAAACATACAATCTCCAGTAAAACTGAGGGTGATGGGCATTCATTCCAGTATAGGCAGGTAGGACTAAATGGGCAGACAGATGATCCAAACATTTCATATCTGATGTCAAATTAGTGTGTTTCTGAACACAACAAGCAACAGAAAGTACCTGTATTCAGATTCCTGGAGGCATCCTCCTCTACAAAGTCAAGTGTTTCTTcctacagagagagagagaaaaaaaaaaagtaatgatatatacatatacatttaaaatatcctACATTCACTTTATAAAAACCTCTGAAGTGACGTTTATACATTTATGTGAAAATTCTACTAATAAGTTGGACACTCAGTTCCAAAGTAGTAATTTATACACTACATCCCATACGACCATATAGCAGAGAAATGAGAAAAATGTACCTCCTTAGTCTTCACAAGAGACGTTTCAACATCTGTGGTTGCTGGAAAACCACCTGCTGAGATAGAAAAGGGTTTCATGGATGACTATAAATAGAACATATAGTTacaaaaagcaaacaaagaaACAATGCAGAATGCTGAATACAGTGTTGGAAtgtaaattcattcattcatagaaTGTATTCTGCTCTTTTCTCTTGAAAGCATAAGAATCCCTAATGTTTAATGTCTAAGCCGTCCCTTTTTCCATGAGCTGATAAACTGCATGGTTGCAGGGAAATTGGTCAATTAGGCCAGCAATTTGCTTGTGCCTGAAAATAAGAATTGGGACATGACGCATCGACAAAAAAGGTTGTATCTGAAGGAGAGTAATAGCTTGATGTACAGAAAAAAGGCTAGTGAAATATTGGCGATGGAAGCTTAATTACCGTTCGAGGCTACTGCCAAATCTGTGTCCGTATTATCTTCTTTGCAGGTTTCACCCTAAAACACAGAGAAAACATGGCGTGAAATTTAGTATAATAAATGACATACTTAAAACTTATTTAATAATGCAAATTGTTTTTGAGTTAGAGAAACTAAATGTGCCCCATCCATTAACAATAAACTAATCTAATTAGGGGTTTAAAGGCAACAAATAGATAAACTCCCACTGGTTTACCTGTACATCTGTGTGCGAAGGAGCAGCTTCAGCATCAGCTGTTAAAGAGAATTTAGAGAGGATTAACAGCTACGTTCACAGATCTCATGACATTACACATTCCATGACAATCTGAGCTGAATTCAGTTTTCAAAAGGTAGTCCTTCTTAAGGGGTCAATTCGGTTAACCCTGAGTGGTacgtattgatttatatagccccatcagATTCCTCAGCACTATGCAAAGGGGAGATAGGTCGGGAGTAATGCATCGCATATTTTAGGCCTTTAGAAACGAGCATTTAGGAGGAAAAGGAACTTTATATTTGTCCTACTTGAAAAACAGCACCTATACAAAGGATACAAGGGTGTACGGGAATTAGCCCCCTTTACACTTAGGTGTATGAAAACCCAAAGCCTTAGATCTTTCGGTATTTGGTAGGATACTTTCAAGATCTTGGATTGCTTTGCAGATTTACAACTAATGTTACTTTGGTCTACTCGCCCCATCTAACTAAAAATTTGAGTGCTGCTCTATATTCCCATCTTACCCAccaattttactttaaaaatgtcaagtagattatattatatgcaACAATGTCGCAagttttcccatttaaataGTTTACCTTGTCCGGTCCCGTAAATAGTGACATACGATTGCATCTTGCAAAGTGCAATTAAAGTGACATTTGCACAGACAAGAACTGTCCATGCCCATTACAATAACAGGTATATTGGATTTTTAAAGATAAGAAATAGAATGGGCTTCCGGGTAGAAAAACACATGCAGGCTCCTGGGGGTCTATCTAGCAACACAGACATAACGATGTCTGGAAAAACATCAACATTTTCTAGCctaacaaataaatattaaggCTTCACGCGCCAATAAGAAAGATAAAACGCTTTAATCTCCCACCTATTATGCGTAGATACGAGCACTttactatataccgtattaaaGCACTTTATAATTATTCTTGGGAGTGCGAAGCCTGAATATTTGTTCGAGTCAAGGGCGCTTGGCGGATGCGCTGTGGGTCTCAGTCACCCTTTCCCTGGGCGCATCTGTGGGTGACTGCCATAAAAACTGAAGGATTGTTGGCACGCAGCCTGTTGAAAAACTACTGTTATTCCCATTTTCTAGCTAGCCCAATTTATATAGGTAACAAGACATTAATCtggaagcgggggggggggacaaaaaaacaaacataccgaggtaagtatgtatgtatgtatgtatgtatgtctgtctgtctgtctgtctatctatattCACAAGACATAATATGCACAAATAATCTTTACATGCATCAGATTATCTTTAACTAAACATACCTTTAGGGAGGAGATCTTCAGCAACAGTTTCAGCAGTtttacactttaatgcaaaaacaaaaatatcagtTTTTAAACACAGCCCTCTTTATCCTGCATTTTAGGTTGTTACATATAGCTGTTCTAACAGCTTAATACTggcaaaaataaagacaaagcaTCTTAATActcttaaattaaaaatcattaaCAGATGTCTGGTCGACaagatcatttttctttttgctattataaaaaaaaaagttcaactacagcatttgtttttaaaaacaggGATATTTAAGCTCAAattgagaaaagaaaatgaaaataaaacccaaaataaaaaggCTTCCTTGATTCtagatttaaaatatatcaatgaTATTATGACATTACATCAGCTATATACACATAAGCAAGATAACATAAAACTTGAAGGATCCATCCTTtatcaaacaaaacaatttttattttttaccatctCAGTCTCTTCATTTTCCTCAAGGCTTGACTGTTCCTCTTTTTCCTTCGCAGTATTGACAGGTTCTGAAATTATACAGACACATTAAAGAAGTTTGCTGGTCCAAAGTTTTGTAAACCCCCAGGCTTGCcttcaatataatatattatatatatattattgatttttgtttttttataaaaaggacCAGGAACCCATACGTGAAAAGTGGAAAACTAGAGTTCTAGTTAATTAGCGAGAATTCTGGCATCAAGAAGGAAAGTTTCCTCAATgcacaatttaaaattattttaaggtgtaggtttttgttttttgtattattgcCATGTtagcgattaaaaaaaaaaaaaaaaaaaaaaagggacttcccctttaagtaaCTTTGCGACTATGTAGATATGTAGactacaaacacattttaatattacacacttagatatatatataaccaaccTGGAACAGGAGCCATGTTTCCATCTTCAGAAAGTTCACTTTTGGGTAGATTTTCAGGCTCTGCTGTGCCAATATCACCACACACACTGTGAGAGAGGGGATCGTTGGCGCTGGCCTCACTCACTGGTTGGACTGAACTGGATTCTAAAGTGGTCAGAGGGTTTTCTTGCTCTGACATTGACCGAGGAtcttcattattgttattgtccAATTCTCTTGCGTCATCTACACCATCGTTATCTGAAACTGAGCATTTAAAGCTGTCTGTGTCACCACCTCCTGGATTCAAAACATTACTTTCAGAACAGGAAGCGTCGTTTACTGAATCAGATTCCACAGACAGGTTTCTTTCATTAGTCACAACAGTCAAAGGAGCCTCTGTTTGTTGAAGGTCCACCAACGTTTCATCCACAGTGTTTGCCACCTCATTCCTTGCCTCTTCTTCAACCTTCTCACCATGCTCAGAACCACCGGTATCCATACTGGGCATTtgcattgtatttatttcacatttgttAGATAGGGTATCGGATTCACCTGTTGTGTTTTCCCCTGACACACAAGTTAAGTCCATTTCTTCTGTGCATTTAATGTCTTCCACATTCTGTAAGTGTTCTTGAACACCAGTCATTCTCACACTTTCAGTGGTATCTTCAGCACTCACTTGTTCAAGATTGATTTCTTCCTGTACAACCTCAGCGTAAGCTGTAACATTCTCTTGATCTTGCATTACAGCACTATTGGAATTGTCTTCTGTCCCAGTGGAGAATGAAGAGTCTTCACTTGCTGTTCCAGTGCTAGTAACAAATCCCTCACCTTCTTCCTCGTCTTCTTTAGCGCCAGTACTTGTGATGGCACTCTCGTCATCTACTACTACACCAAGGCTTCTAGTTTCTTGTCTGGTCATAACATTACCTTGTTCAGTCTCTGTACCAGAGTAGGACGTTTCACCATCTTGATTTCCTCGTCTCATTTTTTCACTGTAATTTTCCTCTGTGATTCCAGTACTGGTAACAGTCCCTTCGCCTTCTTCAATGATGGCTTTGTTAGTTGGTCTTTCCGTTTCGCAATCTGCACTTGCTCCCGTTTCACAATTTCCAGCTTCAAAAGAAGGGCCGCTGTCTGAGTGTTCTGTCACTCTGGTATCCAAGTTAGCTTCAGACATCTGATTGTCATTTATGTTTCCACCACTGGAAAAAGAAACCGCAGAATCTTCAGGACAGCTTACAGGTCTGCTTCCCATATCCACATCTCCAAAGGTCACATGGCTAAATGCCTCACAATTATCATTCGTGCTCAAGGACTCCCCCACCTCACTGCCTACACTGGTCACGGCACTATCGGTTTCCCCATCTCTAGGTGCTACACGGTCCTGTCTAGAACTATTGCAGCAGAACTTTTGTTCTTCTGAGCTGGCACTACTGACAGCATCCTCCTTTTCATCAGTTCTTTCATACTCCATATTGTGGATATCATTGGAGTTTATTACaggttcattattattattataaatactcTGCCCTGAGAGGACTCCTTGCTCTGATGTAACTATGACACATATGCCCTTTTGAGAGACCGCAAGACTGGACTCTGCTGCTGCCTCAACACTACTACAGTCCCTTTCACTATTGTCATCTTCCTCTCTGTCTGCAGCGCTAAAACTGTTAACAGACTtgttagtcctttccatgcttgAGGTTGTAGCATGCTCAACAGCTTGGCTTCCAATGGGCTCGTCTGTTCCCGAGCCGGGCAGTTTCATAACACTGATTAGACCCGAAGAGCTGGCCGCCTCCTCATTCTTGTCTAGGTATGTCAGAGACAGATTTTCTATACCAGTGCTACTTCCCATCACATAATTTGAAGACGTTGCATCGTGTCCGCCATTATTTGAGTTGTCATCTGTGACGCTGCTGGAGGACGCTGCTGTGGCTTCACTATTAATTTCGCAGCATATATTAAAGCCACGATCCATCGTTTTGTCTGCACCTCCTACCCCTGTATTACTGGTCGATGTGGTCGCACAAATAGCGCTGTTAGAAAGTGTAAAACTGTTTTCAGTGCTGCTGTCCATCATGTCGCTGGACGTGGCTGCATTTTCACTAAGCCGCTCTTTACAAATGATAACATCTGTTTCCTCTTTAGAGCAGCCATCAGCTGCAGAGCTTGAAGACGCCGATATGCCAATGTCTCTTTCTGACAGTTCACTCTTTGGTTCCATACCGACAATATTTAAAGAGCTCGAGCATGTTGCTGTACTTGCCCCACGTTCCATGTCTGTTGCGAACTCCACATCCATGTCCTCTCCTGTGCTGCTGTCCATGGCAATATTTGAGGAGGTCGAAGCTTGcacattattttgtttggtttcaCAGACATCGCTTGCTCTATTATCAGAATTACTAGAGGACGATGTTGCTGCATTATCATTACTGTTCCCTGGACATGTGACTGAAACATCCACTTGTTCACTACTGCTATTCATTGCAATACTTGAAGATGCTGAAGTTTCTGGATTTTCAGAACTTGGTGTATTATCTCTGTGTAACGCGCTATTCTCCATGTAAGAACTGGAGGAGGATGAAGCAGCTTCCTCCCCACCATTCTGGTTATGAACTACAGGACCTTGGCAGACGACATCTACCCCAATATCTAAGGCACTGCTGGATGATGCcgtgttattttcttttgctttttccaGGCTAACATCTTTTTCAAAATCACGGCTTTGCGATGTGCCACTACTCGAGCAGTGCAGCCGATCCACCGAATCAGATGCTTCTGTGCTGCTGTCCATTGGAATATCAGAAGAGTTCACGGAATATTCCTTCAATGTACCCGAAGATATGATCTCCATAAATCGATCACCAAACGCACCATCAACTTGTGTGCTTGACGTAGCCCGTGCATTCTTGCTGTCCTCAACGTGgctaaaattgttatttttatgctcatttcGATAGTTTCTATGTACAGTGCTTGAAGAACTTGCTGCATTCTCATCCCGTTCTACTGGATTTTTAAGCCAAACTCTAGAGTTCTCGGACATGCAGCTGTCCATAGCACTACTAGATGAAGCAGCGGAATTTTCATTGTCATTTTCAGAAGAAACCAAGGAACCCTCAGCGTTCAGTTCTCCACTACTATTAATCATACTACTAGAAGACGTGGCAGCATGCGTAGTAACATTTTCAGACGCTCTTGGAGCAGCATCATTGCTTTCTTCTGTGTTGTATGAGGAGGTGACTGGAAGCATAGATACTCTTTGGACACCATCCCTTTCTGCTACACTGTCTGAGGAGGTTGCTGCATTTGTAATGCCATTCTGAAAAGCTTTAGAAGGAGTCTCATGTTCTGCCGTGCTGTCCGAAGAGGTTGCTGCGTGCGCAATAACATTTTCAGAAGTTACACTCATATTGGGTTCGGTGTTTTCCGATGAAGTGGCTGCATTTTCCTGTGTATCTGAAGATGATCTATTGGCAACAGATGATGTGGCTGCTTTCATTGTAACATTTCCGACAGGCGCCTCATCCTCTGTCGAAGCTTCAGTTGCACCCTGAGAAGAAGTTGCTGCGTTCTCCCTGGCTCCTTCTGAAAAATGATCGCCATGGTCATTTGTACTATAAGAAGAAGTAGTCGTTGCATCTTCAAAGCTGTTTTCGGATAACACTGTAGCATCTGCATCTTCTGATGAAACATCAGCTTCAGCAGAAGTAGAGTGAGTATTTTCTCCATAACttggaaatgttaaaacaatccCCTTTCTAGAATTATCTGCGCCGTCTGTACCCACACAACTGTCAGACGATGTTGCAGCATTCTCTCTGGGTCTTGATGAGGTTGAAGCACCTTCACACTCCATGTGATTTCTACCCCTAAAAGAGGTGGTGTTTGGCCCCATTTCTGAATGCTGATTGGACCGTTGTCTTGTCTCTCCAACATTAGTCTGCGTAACACTGCTCTCTGCATTGCTTTCAGTACACACGATATTAAATCTGTTGTCTTCTACACCACAGTGTGAAGCATTTTCATCTGCAATACTCAtcctattgctttctgttgCAACTGGTAGTGTGTCCATTACAGAATCCTCCTCAACATCATTTCCACTAACTGTATTGTCCAATTCTGACAATGTCAGAGAAGTGTTTGGCGTGAAGCTTGAGCTGGCAGATATAGCCGTCTGTTCTGCAACATTCTTTCCTTCTTCGCCAGCTGCGTCACTTGTAGATATCTCTGCATCACTTGAACCAGTTATTTCAGATACCGCTGCAGCACGAGACATCTTTGAATGTTCACCAACATTTGTTTCCAGAAATGTATCTCTCTGTTCAGAGGAAAGATTTTCATTTCCACTGGTCTGAGGGACAGCAGATCTGTTTTCCAGACTCCTATTTTTCCTTGAAGAGCTCCTGGAATTACACACACGGTCATTGGATCCCTCAGCTGTGGTGCCAGAACATGACATACTCGCCGCACTGTTCACCGCAGAATGCAGTTTCAATGTAATAAGATCCTTTGTTTCATGGAAATCTAAAGTAGGTATAATAGGAGATATATTCCTACTAGCGTTGCTCGTCCTGGTAGAACTGGGCATATTTTTAGATTTGGATTTTAAAGAAAGTCCTTTACTGGTTTCATACGATTCTGTCATAAAGTCCGTGACCGCTGGCTCCGTCGCTTCCTTTGTCTCACTGACTGTTCTTCCAGACTTTGAATTCTCATCCGGTCGCCCTGTATTAGAATTGCATGACGGGTCTTTAGCTTCTGTTGGAATGAAACTTGTGCTGACCTTGGCTAGTTCTCCTGCACTAGCTCCATCATTTTCACTTTCAGGCTTTGATGATTTTTTAGTTCCAGCTGCTCTGGAGCTTTCACCTTTCATCTCCCCAGTGGCCTTTTTATTTGACTTGGTATCTAGACTGCTTCCTCGTTCCTGTAACCTCTTCTCATCAGATTGCTTTCCAGGCTTCTCTTGCTGCTTACTGTTATCTTCCTTCCGTTTTGCATCCTTATGGCTGTGCTTTAAGTTGCTACTTTTTTCTCCTAAGGATTTCTTGGAAGAGGAATGTTCCCTGTGTTCACTCCGTGATCTCTCTCTGCCTTTTTCAC
The DNA window shown above is from Spea bombifrons isolate aSpeBom1 chromosome 1, aSpeBom1.2.pri, whole genome shotgun sequence and carries:
- the BOD1L1 gene encoding biorientation of chromosomes in cell division protein 1-like 1, which translates into the protein MANLPPGDPKLVSQIVNHLKSQGLFDQFRRDCLADVDTKPAYQNLRQRVDNFVANHLANHTWSPHLNKNQLRNNIRQQVLKSGMLESGIDRIISQVVDPKINHIFRPQVEKVVHEFLANLNGKDDVKVNSDQTEERYESSVSVAGSAPTAGPSTSVASDAMSILETISSLNQGATTARALTETSNHKNTDKTGKKLHTQQSVDSSLERDHGLEDSHEVENRISDMSAEGTEMALRQEGFNGTCPPPEDVQISANDVIGSSESRGATFDGDEQSVEATDISEKKTEAAEKAETVEEKRESRPEKKNEYSRKSDDGTKYMKERDQEPETIKHAAPEKSKNKKKTADVSKEESASVDSDMDAFSDITVSSVHTSDLSSFDEESEEDDAVSESTEEGEITSDDEDKVESQSNAKSASDQSETKPKSTRHAYIHKPYLYSKYYSDSDDELTVEQRRQSVAKAKEERFLRRQVKRERLEEKRRLKALEKNKTSKPKSQGVEHKSSKSPKAASIKEVLKEQMFLEKKVAMSKKLKRHMRADKNNFKQKDDLDEDSKDSQRTNESCEKMIPSIKETKHNPTKNDVKPSRNLGEDSSLEKEHKRKTPLQIERSQHDDVRESRKVSERSETNSDDQEKNKNVSKPDKHAKKESGEAEAQNTKINPKKEPKLHKNGRERTYSEDHSSSKHKYKTDNVHKASEESDLHRLKKNSKEDDNLRKRSQSKSSSEERSDRKSKHKSDGKSSVYGKEEKIPSAEHKTDGNSHKDGFKRERHQSTDKTKSDHRYKRSLSDPRPRRDSQGSSREHSVSQKKSKNDVDSANSDNSKQEDSSHKDKRIRQISEDRASTKAIAKSSSSRSLKAGDPEETSQKSEKDKSSLGSHMEKHRKSKSVDKDREDRIETVAQSSNSVAKESSHKSKHSSEKGRERSRSEHREHSSSKKSLGEKSSNLKHSHKDAKRKEDNSKQQEKPGKQSDEKRLQERGSSLDTKSNKKATGEMKGESSRAAGTKKSSKPESENDGASAGELAKVSTSFIPTEAKDPSCNSNTGRPDENSKSGRTVSETKEATEPAVTDFMTESYETSKGLSLKSKSKNMPSSTRTSNASRNISPIIPTLDFHETKDLITLKLHSAVNSAASMSCSGTTAEGSNDRVCNSRSSSRKNRSLENRSAVPQTSGNENLSSEQRDTFLETNVGEHSKMSRAAAVSEITGSSDAEISTSDAAGEEGKNVAEQTAISASSSFTPNTSLTLSELDNTVSGNDVEEDSVMDTLPVATESNRMSIADENASHCGVEDNRFNIVCTESNAESSVTQTNVGETRQRSNQHSEMGPNTTSFRGRNHMECEGASTSSRPRENAATSSDSCVGTDGADNSRKGIVLTFPSYGENTHSTSAEADVSSEDADATVLSENSFEDATTTSSYSTNDHGDHFSEGARENAATSSQGATEASTEDEAPVGNVTMKAATSSVANRSSSDTQENAATSSENTEPNMSVTSENVIAHAATSSDSTAEHETPSKAFQNGITNAATSSDSVAERDGVQRVSMLPVTSSYNTEESNDAAPRASENVTTHAATSSSSMINSSGELNAEGSLVSSENDNENSAASSSSAMDSCMSENSRVWLKNPVERDENAASSSSTVHRNYRNEHKNNNFSHVEDSKNARATSSTQVDGAFGDRFMEIISSGTLKEYSVNSSDIPMDSSTEASDSVDRLHCSSSGTSQSRDFEKDVSLEKAKENNTASSSSALDIGVDVVCQGPVVHNQNGGEEAASSSSSSYMENSALHRDNTPSSENPETSASSSIAMNSSSEQVDVSVTCPGNSNDNAATSSSSNSDNRASDVCETKQNNVQASTSSNIAMDSSTGEDMDVEFATDMERGASTATCSSSLNIVGMEPKSELSERDIGISASSSSAADGCSKEETDVIICKERLSENAATSSDMMDSSTENSFTLSNSAICATTSTSNTGVGGADKTMDRGFNICCEINSEATAASSSSVTDDNSNNGGHDATSSNYVMGSSTGIENLSLTYLDKNEEAASSSGLISVMKLPGSGTDEPIGSQAVEHATTSSMERTNKSVNSFSAADREEDDNSERDCSSVEAAAESSLAVSQKGICVIVTSEQGVLSGQSIYNNNNEPVINSNDIHNMEYERTDEKEDAVSSASSEEQKFCCNSSRQDRVAPRDGETDSAVTSVGSEVGESLSTNDNCEAFSHVTFGDVDMGSRPVSCPEDSAVSFSSGGNINDNQMSEANLDTRVTEHSDSGPSFEAGNCETGASADCETERPTNKAIIEEGEGTVTSTGITEENYSEKMRRGNQDGETSYSGTETEQGNVMTRQETRSLGVVVDDESAITSTGAKEDEEEGEGFVTSTGTASEDSSFSTGTEDNSNSAVMQDQENVTAYAEVVQEEINLEQVSAEDTTESVRMTGVQEHLQNVEDIKCTEEMDLTCVSGENTTGESDTLSNKCEINTMQMPSMDTGGSEHGEKVEEEARNEVANTVDETLVDLQQTEAPLTVVTNERNLSVESDSVNDASCSESNVLNPGGGDTDSFKCSVSDNDGVDDARELDNNNNEDPRSMSEQENPLTTLESSSVQPVSEASANDPLSHSVCGDIGTAEPENLPKSELSEDGNMAPVPEPVNTAKEKEEQSSLEENEETEMCKTAETVAEDLLPKADAEAAPSHTDVQGETCKEDNTDTDLAVASNAGGFPATTDVETSLVKTKEEETLDFVEEDASRNLNTGERTLPQIAEPCESPTAQVQEIERTEEACLPERTESDNVPGNELSDQDAEPQVSEETAESAPVEKKKSRGRKSLAKAEPIKVTKETEETHASCIKSEEGSEPKIETDKRKRGRPPKKRNLSENSTTGSPVKNKSAPGVSNTDEHHGNTSMNKVASDETKAEKCIQKSDVGNSGKCGETVKRRGRPKRSLSTSEAESSEPEKKRRKSQADEEEEDDKEESENDEDADEHKGATTRAASRLEAQRKLPPKPTTRAASKLGSPEQSSLKEKKRKEKSSHESPSNRMASTRSKTPQSHGTKRRRERSPQVVRTRGQQASEDMPTKRIKRQ